A DNA window from Drosophila suzukii unplaced genomic scaffold, CBGP_Dsuzu_IsoJpt1.0 scf_8, whole genome shotgun sequence contains the following coding sequences:
- the LOC118879778 gene encoding uncharacterized protein: MPSSERCIQALGLTRSASRILVTGISSVKADTTRGCSTLQIKSRISDDRLVVYAHVLGRITSSLERQNIDASTLEVFKDLQLADTLLGSEHVWSVFTGRKMYDNKGNLIAISSVFGWVITSLIISNASNAIALTTTMDIDNTLQRFWELENVQSNTKLEPEDDQVEKHFLATHSRDENGKYIVELPFNTESPEFGETLHGALKRFKSVERRLQQNEQLRTQYVYFMREYINLGHMREVPPEEIATGNHFFLPHHPVLGRKLRVVFDGSFRDANGKALNDTLFTGPSIQRDLFAVCLRFRMYKFAFSADIVKMFRQIWVNEKHRNYQKIVWREDPSDPIKHFQLCTVTYGTSCAPFLAVRVLEQLALDHQDEYPNASKILLEDFYVDDVLTASNNEDELRRNREKLIQLMSRANLELGKWVSNTLFIQSDDTNAQSSPVKVLGLYWDPGKDILTYNIGLAANPDCTKRQVLSDVSRIFDPLGLLAPIVIQFKIIFQKLWLLNLDWDDPLPTKLADNWLKWRADLDTLQKFQLPRFVANDADNIELHGFSDASTRAYAAVVYSRVTNDDGFISVSLVAAKTRVAPLKQQSLPRLELCAALLLSQLIRSISSGLRHKNITVFAWSDSSIVLSWLSYAPAQLKTFVGNRTSEILKTLPRKAWRHVDSKSNPADCASRGLTAADLIDFHLWWNGPLWLRDKDQYLVKLSDSRFGLSLSNKRIQGEVKSNCLATVAAATQVHPLDELIARVSSWLKLVYIVAYVKRFIQRAQNPSCDRASKALTFEEIKAARIICIKHAQRCFHEDYQLLLAKKPLRNRSQLVKLAPMIDENDLLRVGGRLHQSQLTRGAKHPVLLPKTHRISKLILEHEHRVNLHPGVSSLFVIVRQRFWILGARPILLKDAKVRKPRISKGYICLFVCMVTSAIHLELVTDLTTETFLAALRRFISLRGKCSKIYSDNGTNFIGAKRSLNEMQELLSSQRHKDIVTSTLADDGIQWVIIPPRAPHWGGKWESAVRCVKLHLRRVTGNSTLTFEQMRTLLAQISAVINSRPLCYTSDTEDNYLSPAHFLIGRPLTTVPDPDLSHIPVRRLGYWQSVQAMLQGFWKKWHQEYLTTLQQRPKWTSSTPNLSIDDVVLVKESNTPPASWHIARVMETYPGKDNLVRAVKLKTSTGEMTRPITKIAVLPNSETVFQGGPGCS, translated from the exons ATGCCGTCTTCTGAGCGTTGCATCCAAGCTCTCGGATTGACACGGTCGGCATCACGCATTTTGGTTACGGGAATCTCTTCCGTAAAAGCAGACACTACAAGGGGATGCAGCACGCTGCAAATCAAGTCTCGCATATCCGATGATCGTTTGGTTGTCTATGCCCACGTGCTAGGCAGAATCACCTCATCTCTGGAGCGCCAAAATATCGACGCATCGACTCTCGAGGTATTTAAGGATCTGCAGCTGGCGGATACACTATTGGGAAGCGAACACGTATGGTCAGTGTTCACAGGACGAAAGATGTACGACAACAAGGGTAATCTTATCGCTATTTCGTCGGTATTCGGATGGGTTATCACTTCACTCATCATATCGAACGCAAGCAACGCTATTGCACTAACCACAACAATGGATATCGACAACACGCTTCAGAGGTTTTGGGAACTGGAGAACGTTCAAAGCAACACAAAATTGGAACCGGAAGACGACCAGGTCGAGAAGCACTTTCTCGCCACCCACAGTCGCGATGAAAACGGGAAGTATATCGTTGAACTTCCATTCAACACGGAAAGTCCTGAATTCGGAGAAACTCTACATGGAGCTCTTAAACGTTTCAAATCGGTGGAGCGACGActacaacaaaacgagcagctGCGGACACAGTACGTATACTTTATGCGGGAGTATATCAATCTGGGACACATGCGTGAGGTGCCGCCAGAGGAAATCGCTACTGGGAATCACTTCTTTCTTCCCCACCACCCAGTGCTAGGCCGAAAACTGCGAGTGGTCTTTGATGGATCCTTTCGCGACGCCAATGGTAAGGCCTTAAATGACACTCTTTTCACAGGGCCCAGTATCCAGCGCGATCTATTTGCTGTGTGCCTACGCTTTCGAATGTACAAGTTCGCATTCTCAGCGGACATCGTTAAAATGTTCCGCCAAATATGGGTAAACGAAAAGCACAGAAACTACCAGAagatcgtttggagagaggaTCCATCCGATCCGATCAAGCATTTCCAATTGTGCACTGTAACCTACGGAACGTCATGTGCACCATTCCTGGCGGTACGAGTGCTGGAACAACTCGCCCTGGATCATCAAGACGAATACCCGAATGCTTCAAAAATCCTACTGGAGGATTTTTATGTCGATGATGTTCTTACTGCATCAAACAATGAGGATGAACTACGTCGAAACCGAGAAAAGTTGATTCAGCTGATGTCGCGCGCAAATCTTGAACTCGGGAAATGGGTATCTAATACCTTATTCATACAATCGGATGATACCAACGCACAATCGTCGCCAGTTAAAGTTCTCGGACTATACTGGGATCCTGGAAAAGACATTCTAACGTACAACATTGGTCTAGCAGCAAATCCTGACTGCACAAAGAGACAAGTCTTGTCCGACGTCTCCAGGATATTTGATCCTCTCGGACTCTTGGCACCCATTGTAATCCAATTTAAGATTATTTTCCAAAAACTCTGGCTCTTAAACTTAGATTGGGATGACCCGCTCCCAACTAAACTAGCGGACAACTGGCTGAAGTGGAGAGCAGATCTAGACACTCTACAAAAATTCCAACTACCACGCTTCGTTGCCAACGACGCAGACAATATCGAACTTCACGGATTTTCGGATGCCTCAACTAGGGCGTATGCTGCTGTGGTGTACAGCAGAGTTACCAATGACGACGGATTCATCTCGGTGTCCCTTGTGGCTGCGAAGACAAGGGTGGCGCCACTGAAACAACAATCTTTGCCACGCCTGGAGCTTTGCGCAGCACTTCTTCTAAGCCAACTCATTCGTTCGATCTCTTCTGGATTACGCCACAAGAACATAACTGTTTTTGCCTGGTCCGACTCCTCAATAGTGCTCTCCTGGTTATCTTATGCACCAGCCCAACTAAAGACTTTTGTTGGAAACAGAACGTCGGAAATCCTTAAAACTCTTCCTAGGAAGGCCTGGCGGCACGTAGACTCCAAATCAAACCCAGCTGACTGCGCTTCCAGGGGTCTGACGGCTGCTGACCTCATCGACTTCCATTTGTGGTGGAATGGACCTTTGTGGCTTCGGGACAAGGATCAATACCTGGTAAAGTTGAGCGATTCACGTTTTggtttatctctttcaaacaAACGCATTCAAGGAGAAGTCAAGTCCAACTGTTTGGCTACAGTGGCAGCTGCAACTCAGGTTCATCCACTCGATGAGCTGATCGCACGAGTATCTTCTTGGCTCAAGCTGGTTTACATTGTCGCCTATGTGAAGCGATTCATTCAACGCGCACAAAACCCGTCCTGCGATAGGGCCTCAAAAGCTCTTACATTTGAAGAGATTAAGGCAGCAAGGATCATTTGTATAAAACACGCGCAACGCTGTTTCCACGAGGACTACCAATTGCTCCTTGCCAAGAAACCCCTAAGGAACCGATCGCAGCTGGTCAAACTTGCACCAATGATAGACGAAAACGATTTGCTGAGGGTAGGCGGAAGACTGCACCAATCGCAGTTGACACGAGGGGCAAAACACCCAGTTTTGCTACCAAAAACGCACCGAATCTCGAAGCTGATTCTGGAACACGAGCACCGAGTAAATCTTCACCCTGGCGTTTCTTCCCTGTTTGTAATCGTTCGTCAGAGATTCTGGATACTTGGAGCAC GTCCAATCCTTCTAAAGGATGCCAAAGTTCGGAAGCCCCGTATCAGCAAGGGCTACATTTGCCTGTTCGTCTGCATGGTCACCTCGGCCATACACCTGGAACTTGTCACAGACTTGACTACAGAAACCTTCTTGGCTGCCTTGCGGCGCTTCATATCCCTACGTGGCAAGTGCAGCAAGATCTACAGCGACAACGGAACCAACTTTATTGGAGCTAAGCGATCCCTCAACGAAATGCAAGAATTGCTTTCATCACAGCGACACAAGGACATCGTCACATCCACTTTGGCGGATGACGGAATTCAGTGGGTAATCATTCCCCCTAGAGCTCCTCATTGGGGAGGGAAATGGGAGTCGGCAGTTCGCTGTGTCAAACTGCATCTGCGCCGAGTCACCGGCAACTCAACGCTCACCTTCGAACAGATGCGCACCTTGCTTGCTCAAATCAGCGCAGTGATAAATTCACGCCCCTTATGCTACACATCTGATACCGAAGACAACTACTTATCACCCGCCCACTTCTTAATTGGGCGACCGTTAACCACCGTGCCAGATCCTGACTTAAGCCACATCCCTGTGCGCCGATTAGGATATTGGCAAAGCGTCCAGGCTATGCTTCAAGGATTCTGGAAGAAATGGCACCAGGAGTATCTGACTACTCTGCAACAACGTCCGAAATGGACCAGTTCAACACCCAACCTCTCGATCGATGATGTAGTTCTCGTTAAGGAGTCCAATACACCACCAGCATCTTGGCACATCGCACGGGTTATGGAAACCTATCCAGGCAAGGACAACCTCGTTCGAGCAGTCAAATTGAAGACCTCAACAGGAGAGATGACCAGGCCAATCACGAAGATTGCCGTCTTGCCCAATTCAGAAACTGTGTTTCAGGGCGGGCCGGGATGTTCATGA
- the LOC139355096 gene encoding uncharacterized protein → MQHSPKRSSRLRGGEATPTASRADQQPVSSGAENRPRVNITSAAAISSPATTVTTVASQPRSTAVTAAGSERETNQSLTSDLLKRIAALEEELKQVKALNSVSTANCAPIAVGPSADGAISGASGRPPSWSGPPLATSNGEASTNGVGPVPHSGVGASSAACTLPTSWSGPPLLTTSNHFVEPLCATSVAQTAHGFVLPGGSTHNVATALPFVGSYAPITPNESQRVYGPRKLPDLPVFGGQPEEWPIFNCAFVETTQAYNCTDLENNQRLLKALKDEARETVKSLLIHPGNVSAVMEQLRFRFGRPEQLIRSQLNSVREVPPISEQHLARIVPFATRVSNLTAFLQSAKAEQHLRNPTLMEELVAELPTSKRVDWARHAASIEPFPTVAHFSVWLQEYANVVCTVLDVEGKEPRRRVLHASVDQNGCDQQDDRHGGCPICGGQHAATSCREFIGASPPEPAMYMASARSTDAADCITVCYMVRTRSEDGRRSEVASGATTEAVVSRRGPDRRSSPRGGYRDHEGSLQSAVPRNSLEIRAPHPAEAPVQRNLNCVDAEGGRLLFRILPVTLYGAGRQVDTYALLDEGSSVTMIDDELRRDLGVRGVHRQLNIQWFGGRASREPSNVVSLEISGAGKSTRHALRNVYSVSSLSLPMQTLGRRDVQGVHKDARLPMKPYINVVPKLLIGLDHGHLGLPLRTRRFAREGPYAAATELGWVVFGPVSGQSTTPSPRSCLLAVSMDDTMEKMVEDYFEMESFGVKLAPQVAGSDDARAQRILEDTTVKVGRRYQTGLLWKDDYAVLPRSYEMAHRRLINVEKKLKRNGQLALEYDRIIKDYVSKGYARKLQQDEVAVTSDRLWYLPHFGVENPNTPGKVRLVFDAAAKVGGTSLNSALDKGPQHYKPLPAVLFHFREGAVGVCGDIKEMFHQVLIPEDRCSQRFL, encoded by the exons ATGCAGCATTCCCCGAAGAGGAGCTCGCGGCTGAGAGGAGGGGAAGCCACCCCTACAGCATCGCGAGCGGATCAGCAGCCAGTGAGTAGTGGAGCAGAAAACCGGCCGCGAGTGAACATAACCTCGGCGGCGGCCATTTCTAGCCCAGCCACTACGGTGACTACAGTAGCGTCCCAACCGAGGAGTACTGCTGTCACAGCTGCGGGATCAGAGCGGGAGACGAACCAGTCCCTCACGTCGGACCTTTTGAAAAGGATTGCGGCGTTGGAGGAGGAGCTAAAGCAGGTTAAAGCCCTGAACAGTGTGAGCACCGCCAATTGCGCGCCAATCGCAGTTGGCCCAAGCGCAGATGGCGCCATCAGTGGAGCGTCGGGGCGGCCGCCATCTTGGAGCGGACCGCCATTAGCCACATCTAACGGTGAGGCCTCAACTAACGGGGTCGGGCCGGTCCCACATAGCGGTGTCGGTGCGAGCAGTGCGGCCTGCACGCTGCCGACATCTTGGAGTGGACCGCCATTGCTAACGACTAGCAATCATTTTGTGGAGCCACTGTGTGCTACAAGTGTTGCGCAGACAGCGCATGGATTCGTGCTACCGGGCGGGAGCACCCACAACGTGGCAACAGCATTGCCATTTGTTGGGTCCTACGCCCCGATAACGCCGAATGAATCCCAAAGAGTGTACGGGCCAAGGAAGCTTCCGGACCTGCCTGTATTTGGAGGGCAGCCCGAGGAGTGGCCGATCTTTAACTGTGCGTTTGTGGAGACGACCCAAGCATACAACTGCACAGACTTGGAGAACAACCAGAGGTTGTTGAAGGCGCTGAAGGATGAAGCACGAGAGACAGTGAAGTCGCTGCTGATTCACCCTGGGAACGTCAGCGCCGTGATGGAGCAGCTGCGCTTTAGGTTCGGCCGACCGGAGCAGCTTATACGCAGCCAGCTGAACAGCGTGCGAGAGGTGCCGCCGATTTCGGAGCAGCACCTGGCGAGGATCGTTCCCTTCGCAACCCGAGTGAGTAACCTCACGGCCTTCTTGCAGTCAGCGAAGGCGGAGCAGCACCTGCGGAACCCAACGCTAATGGAGGAGCTTGTGGCAGAGCTTCCTACGAGCAAGAGAGTAGACTGGGCCAGGCACGCTGCATCGATCGAGCCCTTTCCCACTGTGGCGCACTTCAGCGTGTGGCTGCAGGAGTACGCAAACGTCGTGTGTACGGTTTTGGACGTCGAGGGAAAGGAGCCGAGGCGTCGAGTTCTACATGCGAGCGTCGACCAGAACGGATGCGATCAACAGGATGATCGGCATGGAGGTTGTCCAATTTGTGGAGGGCAACATGCTGCGACGAGCTGCAGGGAGTTCATTGGAGCTTCGCCACCGG AACCTGCGATGTACATGGCGAGTGCCAGATCAACGGATGCCGCAGATTGCATCACCGTCTGCTACATGGTGCGGACGAGGAGCGAAGATGGCCGGCGCAGCGAGGTGGCTTCAGGAGCCACAACGGAGGCAGTAGTTTCCAGACGCGGCCCGGACAGGAGGTCTTCGCCACGAGGTGGTTACAGGGACCACGAGGGGAGCCTACAGTCGGCTGTCCCCAGAAACAGCCTGGAGATAAGGGCCCCGCATCCAGCGGAGGCGCCCGTGCAGAGGAACTTAAACTGCGTTGACGCCGAGGGAGGCCGACTTTTGTTCCGTATACTGCCAGTAACGCTGTACGGAGCTGGTCGCCAGGTGGATACATACGCGCTCTTGGATGAAGGATCCTCCGTCACGATGATCGATGACGAGCTACGGAGGGATCTGGGAGTGCGAGGCGTGCATCGACAGCTGAATATACAATGGTTTGGAGGAAGGGCCAGCAGAGAGCCCAGCAACGTGGTGAGCCTAGAGATAAGTGGAGCTGGGAAGTCCACTCGCCACGCTTTGAGGAACGTGTACTCCGTTTCGAGCCTGAGTCTGCCAATGCAGACGTTAGGTCGACGAGATGTCCAGGGCGTGCATAAGGATGCGCGTCTGCCGATGAAGCCCTACATCAACGTGGTGCCTAAGTTGCTCATCGGACTGGACCATGGACATTTGGGATTGCCACTTAGGACGAGGCGGTTTGCCAGAGAGGGACCGTATGCGGCCGCAACCGAGCTTGGATGGGTTGTGTTTGGGCCAGTAAGTGGGCAATCGACTACGCCGTCACCGAGGTCCTGCCTTCTAGCCGTGTCAATGGATGATACGATGGAAAAGATGGTGGAGGACTACTTCGAGATGGAAAGCTTTGGTGTGAAGCTCGCGCCACAGGTCGCAGGCAGCGATGACGCGCGGGCACAAAGGATCCTCGAAGATACCACGGTGAAAGTGGGGCGTCGCTACCAGACGGGATTACTCTGGAAGGACGACTACGCTGTGCTGCCACGGAGCTATGAGATGGCGCACAGACGGCTGATCAATGTGGAGAAGAAGTTGAAGCGCAACGGGCAGTTGGCGCTGGAATACGATCGTATCATCAAGGATTACGTATCCAAAGGATATGCGAGGAAGCTGCAGCAGGATGAGGTCGCGGTGACGAGCGACCGGCTATGGTATTTGCCACATTTTGGTGTCGAAAACCCGAACACGCCCGGTAAGGTCCGGCTTGTGTTCGATGCTGCAGCCAAGGTTGGAGGAACCTCGCTAAATTCGGCGCTGGACAAGGGGCCTCAGCATTACAAGCCCTTGCCAGCCGTGCTCTTCCACTTCAGGGAAGGAGCAGTCGGAGTCTGCGGTGACATCAAGGAGATGTTCCACCAAGTGCTGATCCCCGAGGATCGATGTTCCCAACGATTCCTTTAG
- the LOC139355095 gene encoding uncharacterized protein has translation MNVMTFGAACSPSAAHYVKTVNAVKFRDSDPRAVKAIIDYHYVDDYVDSFATESEAISVSTRVKEIHAEAGFELCQFSSSSPIVEAALGPPGQVKSVGWGEAEQKILGMRWQVATDDFRFNVEYHRVPSSVLSGDRVPTKREYLSLLMSTFDPLGFLCCLMITAKLLLREIWRQKIQWDEPLPEEIGRAFAVWRREMDAVGQFRCPRHYFGHGAVRTVELHVFVDASQSAFAALAYWRVTYEDDNVMVSFVCAKTKCAPMRTMSIPRLELQAAVLGTRLMNTVQEEHSVDISETVLWTDSKTVLRWIGSTHRRYKQFVGNRVAEILESSKVSQWRWVPTADNAADDATRSRNKADLSPESRWLSGPAFLRQPANGWPAPEEGTDRVPDGPDEEETPSEFALVPANEFSIPFQRFSGFSRLKRTTAWVLRFARWCRKQRSEIEEYGLTATECEAAENLLVRHAQLESFPDEMRSAECGKDVASSSEIRGLAPYVDEQGVLRVYGRVDAALCMPYSARRPVILSHRHSLTDLIVRHFHAQMKHQNVDATIAQIRTRFWVTKMRRVLKEVISSCNECKLQRTRPMPPIMGPLPEDRLEAGGWPFKYTGLDYFGPLLVTVSRHREKRWVALFTCLTTRAIHLELAHDLSTDSCIIAIRNFVCRRGPVHRLRSDNGKNFVGADREAKRFGDVFETERIQSELSSRSIEWDFNCPSNPSEGGVWERMVQCVKRVLRHTLKEVAPRDHVLESFLIEAENVVNSRPLTHLPVDADQEAPLTPNDLLKGAANLPTTPGLDAELPEEGSTRKQWRIARMLRDRFWRRWVLEYLPTLVRREKWCRRTEPIRQGDMVFVCDPALPRREWRKGIVEEVYSGADGVVRRATVRVNDNGLSRTMLRPVSKLAVLDLSEAVLHGVGDVDGRTL, from the coding sequence ATGAACGTAATGACCTTTGGAGCAGCCTGCTCGCCGAGTGCTGCGCATTACGTAAAGACGGTGAATGCCGTGAAGTTTCGGGATTCGGACCCGAGGGCAGTCAAGGCCATCATCGACTACCACTACGTCGATGACTATGTGGACAGTTTCGCTACAGAGAGCGAAGCTATAAGTGTATCTACCCGAGTGAAGGAGATACATGCGGAGGCTGGATTCGAGTTATGCCAGTTTTCATCCAGCTCACCCATCGTGGAAGCGGCGTTGGGACCACCCGGACAAGTCAAGAGCGTCGGATGGGGTGAGGCTGAGCAGAAGATCCTTGGAATGCGCTGGCAGGTAGCCACGGACGACTTCAGATTCAACGTGGAGTATCACCGAGTGCCAAGTAGCGTTCTAAGTGGAGATCGAGTCCCTACAAAGAGGGAGTATTTGAGCCTGCTGATGTCAACGTTCGACCCATTGGGATTCCTGTGCTGCCTGATGATTACAGCGAAGCTGTTGTTGAGAGAGATCTGGAGGCAGAAGATCCAGTGGGACGAACCACTACCCGAGGAGATAGGCAGAGCCTTTGCGGTCTGGCGCAGGGAGATGGACGCTGTGGGACAGTTCCGATGCCCTCGTCACTATTTCGGGCATGGAGCAGTCCGGACCGTCGAGTTGCACGTGTTCGTGGATGCAAGTCAATCTGCATTCGCGGCGTTGGCCTATTGGAGGGTCACGTACGAGGATGACAACGTGATGGTTAGCTTCGTGTGCGCAAAGACGAAGTGCGCGCCGATGAGAACGATGTCGATCCCAAGGTTGGAGCTGCAGGCAGCGGTTCTTGGAACCAGACTGATGAACACTGTCCAGGAGGAGCACAGTGTGGACATCAGCGAGACGGTGTTGTGGACGGACTCAAAGACGGTGCTGAGATGGATCGGCAGCACCCACCGCCGGTACAAGCAGTTTGTTGGCAACAGAGTGGCGGAGATTTTGGAGTCGTCGAAGGTTTCCCAGTGGAGATGGGTACCTACAGCTGACAACGCAGCGGATGATGCGACGCGGTCGCGGAATAAGGCGGACCTTAGCCCGGAGTCACGTTGGCTAAGCGGACCCGCATTTTTGAGGCAGCCAGCGAACGGCTGGCCGGCGCCTGAGGAGGGAACCGATCGTGTTCCAGATGGGCCTGATGAAGAGGAGACGCCCAGTGAGTTTGCATTGGTGCCCGCAAATGAATTCTCCATTCCGTTCCAGAGATTCTCGGGCTTCAGTCGCCTGAAGAGGACCACAGCCTGGGTCTTGAGGTTTGCGCGTTGGTGTCGCAAGCAGAGAAGCGAGATCGAGGAGTACGGACTCACTGCAACGGAGTGTGAGGCCGCGGAGAACCTGTTAGTCAGACACGCCCAGTTGGAATCATTCCCCGACGAGATGAGGTCGGCGGAATGTGGAAAGGACGTCGCCAGCTCGAGTGAGATTCGAGGTCTGGCGCCTTACGTGGATGAACAAGGAGTTCTGCGAGTTTATGGCAGAGTTGATGCCGCGCTGTGCATGCCGTACAGTGCGAGGAGGCCCGTAATACTGTCACACAGGCACAGTCTTACGGATTTGATTGTGAGGCACTTTCATGCCCAGATGAAGCATCAAAACGTGGATGCGACGATTGCTCAGATTCGGACGAGATTCTGGGTCACGAAGATGAGACGAGTGCTGAAGGAAGTAATCTCGTCGTGCAACGAGTGCAAGTTGCAGCGAACGCGGCCGATGCCGCCGATAATGGGACCCCTACCAGAGGATCGACTGGAAGCGGGAGGATGGCCATTCAAGTACACCGGATTGGACTACTTTGGGCCACTGCTGGTGACTGTATCCCGTCACAGAGAGAAGCGTTGGGTCGCCTTGTTCACATGCTTGACGACAAGGGCGATTCATCTGGAGTTGGCTCATGACCTGTCGACGGATTCCTGCATAATAGCGATCAGGAACTTCGTCTGCCGTAGAGGACCAGTACATAGACTGCGGAGTGATAACGGCAAGAACTTCGTGGGAGCTGACAGGGAGGCCAAGCGATTTGGAGACGTGTTCGAGACGGAGAGGATACAGAGTGAGTTGTCCAGCAGAAGCATTGAATGGGACTTCAATTGCCCATCGAACCCGTCTGAGGGCGGAGTATGGGAGCGGATGGTGCAGTGCGTCAAACGAGTGCTGCGCCATACCCTGAAGGAAGTTGCGCCGAGGGATCATGTGTTGGAGAGTTTCCTGATCGAGGCGGAGAATGTAGTCAACTCGCGTCCGCTCACCCACTTGCCGGTGGATGCGGACCAAGAGGCGCCGTTGACGCCAAATGATCTGCTCAAGGGAGCAGCTAACCTGCCGACTACGCCTGGATTGGATGCGGAGCTGCCCGAGGAGGGTTCTACGCGAAAGCAGTGGAGGATTGCTCGCATGCTGCGAGACCGTTTCTGGAGGAGGTGGGTCCTGGAGTACCTGCCTACGCTTGTGCGCCGCGAGAAGTGGTGCCGGAGAACGGAGCCCATCCGCCAGGGCGATATGGTCTTCGTCTGCGATCCTGCCTTGCCCAGACGAGAGTGGCGCAAGGGAATCGTGGAGGAGGTCTACAGCGGAGCTGATGGAGTCGTCAGACGCGCTACTGTGCGCGTGAACGACAATGGCCTATCTCGGACAATGTTGCGGCCCGTCTCAAAACTTGCAGTTTTGGATTTGAGTGAAGCGGTTCTTCACGGGGTCGGGGATGTCGACGGTCGAACATTGTAA